In Penaeus vannamei isolate JL-2024 chromosome 40, ASM4276789v1, whole genome shotgun sequence, the genomic stretch tatcactcCCTCaatcccctattctctctctctccccctctctttctcccccccccccccctctctctctctctctctctctctctctctctctctctctctctctctctctctctctctctctctctctcccggaacggcaataaaaaagggaaataaagtaaCGGAACTAAAACGTGATGCAGTTGACAGAGGGTGTTGTTTGTGATATCTGTCTgtatcttgtttttgttgttttgtgtgtgtgtgtgtccatctatccatatattgtGTTAATAAATagtttaatgaatatatatatatatatatatataatatatatatatatataatatgtatatatatataatatatatatatatatataatatgtatatatatataatatatatatatatatatatataatatgtctatatatatagatatatatagatatatatacatacaaatatatatgtacatatatatatatatatatatatatatatatatatatatatatatatatatatatatacatatctatctatctatctatctatctatctatctatctatctatctatctatatatatatatatatatatatatatatatatatatagagagagagagagagagagagagagagagagaaagagagagagagagagagagagagagaatgtatatatatatatatatatatatatatatatatatatatatgtatatatatatatatatatatatatatatatatatatatatatatatatatatatatattcatgtgtatggctatatatacgcatatctatctatctttgtatctacctgtgtatatctatatctatatctatctatctatctatctatctatctatctatctatctatctatctatctatctatctatatattcatgtatatgtatgtatatatatatatatatatatattcatatatatatatatatatgtatatatatatagatatatatatatatatatatatatatgtatatatatctatatgtatatatatatatatatatatatatatatatatttatgtacatacatacacacacacacacacacacacacgcacacacacacacacacacacatatatagatatatatatatatatatgtatatatatatatatatatatatatatatatatatatatatatatatatatatatatatatgtagagagagagagagagagagagagagagagagagagagagagagagagagagagagagagagagattgcacacacgcacacatatagatagatagatagatagatagatgggcatgCAATACACATagtcagagagcccagagagatttaatCATTATAGCGAGTACAAAAGGCTTGACACCTGGGTTGAACACCTAAGGGGCCAtggatccctaaacggccattcttaagtgaacacgttgtgggtttggccacttaagaacgacctaattaatgctaattatcacttttaatcagcatgttgagtacatcagtgaaacctttacagaatatactttatggggtgttgatatcatattggtaattcttAAGTGTCGGTTTTGTGGGAAAAGCCACTTAAGAAGAGGTCATAGGTAGCGACccgcccaaattccgtcttccggtacctttaaaatgactgctactcccttactatttggagtactgggtcaagattggacttcaaatgtagattttaatgtgaggaataaggatcacttgtttaatcatccattctcgggtaccgttattacacacacacacacacacaaagaaaaaaatgtgaaaaaacggGTACACTTTTTACTCCCACTGGCTTTAAAGTTTTATCAGCATggttgagtacatccatgaaaccACCAAAATGTTCCCCTACCAACACATAATAAGAATCAATCATTCTTAAGTGTCAAAATTTTGGACAAATCCACTTAAGAACGACGGACAGGTCAAAGTGTACTCGTTGATCCAACCAAAGGtttcaatcatcaatcatcagtaCATCAATAAAACTTGCATGATATGTTCCCTGAGACATCGTGACAGCATCCAAGCCTTTCTTAAGTATATCCATGCTGAATAGGACAACTTAAGAACACTTTAAATCGGGCATAGTAGTGACCCCCAATGGTAAAGTATCATTTGACATGTGTTGATAAATagtttaatgaatatatatacatatatatatatatatatatatatatatatatatatatatatatatatatatgtatatatatatataaacatacatacatatatatacatacacacacacacacacacacacacacacacacacacacacacacacacacacacacacacacacacacatatatatatatatatatatatatatatatatatatatatatatatatatatatatatagagagagagagagagagagagagagagagagagagagagagagagagagagagagagagagagatgtgtatacacacacacacacacacacacacacacacacacacacacacacacacacacacacatatatatatatatatatatatatatatatatatatatatatatatatatatatatacatatattcatgtgtatgtctatatatatgcatatcatatctctctctctttctctctttctctctctctctctctctctctctctctctctctctctctctctctctctctctctctctctctctctctctctctctctctctctatatatatatatatatatatatatatatatatatatatatatatatatatgtatatatatatatattcatgtatatgtatatacatatatatacatatatatatatatatatatatatatatatatatatatatatatatatatatatatatgcacacacacacacacacacacacacacacccatacacacacacacacacacacacactcacacacacacacacacacacacacacacacacacacacacacacacacacacacacacacacacacacacatatatatatatatatatatatatatatatatatatatatatatatatagatagagagagagagagagagagagagagagagagagagagactgcacacacacacacatatagatagatagatagatagaggggcatgtaacacacactcacacacacacacacacacacacacacacacacacacacagacacacacacacacacacacacacacacacacgcatacacccacacacacacacacacagacacagatacacgcacacacacacacacacacacacacacacacacacacacacacacacatatatatatatgtatatatatatgcatatatatacatatatatatatatatatatatatatatatatatatatatatatatatatatacatatacatatatagatagatagatacatactgcacacacacacacacacacgcacacacacacaaatatagatagatagatagatagttgggcatgtaataaacaaggaaacacacacacacacacctacacacacacacacacacacacacacacacacacacatatacatatatatatatatatatatatatatatatatatatatatatatatatgtgtgtgtgtgtatatgtatgtatgtgtgtgtgtatatgtatacatacatatatacatatgtgtgtgttcatgcatccacatacacatactactGCCCTCCTCAGTACCAATGTGGTATGGCTGTTAGTCcacgagaaataaagaaataaagaaaataaagagcattAGGCCTGATGCGTTCCGTCACAAGGAGgaccaacaaacaacaataaaaacaatgggaatgaaaataagaataacacatGTACAGGTATTTTATTTAGTGGGGATTTTATGTGTCTTATCTCCTCAAGGGATTTCCTGATCTGTCTCTATGGCAACAGACCATAGAGTGTAGAGGATGCTTGCGTTTCCTTGCCGGTGCGACTGAGGGGAGATAAATATAATCTACCACACTTAAGgtcattgttgttttaattaaaaaaaatacatatgtatatatatatacatatatatatatatatatatatatatatatatatatatatatatatatatatatatatatatatacgcatatatatatttactcataaataaataaataaataaataaatatatatatatatatatatatatatatatatatatatatatatatatacatatatatatataatatatatatatatatatatatatatatatatatatatatatatatatatatatatatatatatatatatacgtacatatacatatttatagacacacacacatacacacacacacacatatatgatataatataatatatacatattttttatatatatatatatatatatatatatatatatatatatatatatatatattatatgtataatatatatgttacatcGAATTCGTGATATCCACACTTCAACAATACTTTTTAAGATATAACGAAGACCGACATGGtccttcttattttatctttccttttacgactatccttataattatgttcattattatcatagatactatcattgtaatcataattatccttattataattttctttattgtgattactacttatattgttattcttcttattattacaaatatcgattatcatttctatcatttgtACTTgtgtgaaataaatatatatatacatatatattatttatgaatttattcccttccctttgcttcattttttgttttgttttgtttatatatttttcatttttgttgttgttacggaAATGGCTTACTCTCAGAGGTCAAAGCTTACGAGCTCATATTATATTTATCTCGGGGATGATAATACTTTTTCTGTCTTAAATACGAAGTGCTTTCTTAACTACCATTATGGGTTATTCCACTACAGACTTATGATTCTAAAATTATTACATGATTTATGAAAGAAAGTGGTGTTTTTGGTATTAATttattacaaaaatatacataaatatttgtcaaTTACAGATTTTACATTTGAAAATTACCGCTCTTCCTGGATACTACTTTTAAAATGGGAGATGGTTATTGAAAAAGGAGGGAGGCTTGCACACGTGTTCTCCCAAACACCTGTCGAAGCAACACTTATCGAGGCCAGCACACTTGTAGTCGTTGGAACAGGTTGTGGGGGGCCCATGGAAACGTGGGCATGTGGGACGGACTTGTGGGCAGTCGAGTGGCTTGGTGCCAACAGGTGTCTCTGGTTCGTGCACCGTCTCGCAGCAGTAGGCTTGACCCTCCGGAGTCTTGCACCAATACCTGCACTCGCTTGGGCCATTGGAGATTCCAGCGCCGATGATACCACTTCCACCGTGGAATCCGCCATGAATTCCACCACCATGGATTCCCCCACCATGGATTCCTCCACCATGGATTCCGCCGCCGAGGAGACCGCCTCCGTGGACGCCACCGAAGCCTCCAGGAAGGAATCTGTTGGATCCTCGTCCACCTCCCCTTCGGTCTACACCGGCGGAGACGGCCACCAGGAGGCAGCACACAATCACGGCTTTGATGCTCTGCAAGAGGAGATAAGGGAATTATCCATTATGGTCTTTATTGGTTTGTCTTTGTTAAATAAAATGATTGATTTATAATCAACCTAGTTCACAATAAAATATGAATGTTAAATGTCCTTAAACACGGTTGAACTAAATAGTATAGTGCATCTTGCAACAATCACTCACATTCATTGTTGGTTGGAGGTTGGCTGTTTAATGTGGAGAGTGGAAGACGCAACGTCGCTTATATACAGGAACTGGcggccgcctcccctcctcctcccctccccctccgcctcgccAGACGGGATATCCCGAGCCAGCGGCACTTCCAGGTATCTTGGTTGGTTTTCCAGTTCTGTTTTTGCGGATTTGAttcatatttccttattttcattgatgactaagattaataataataataataataataatgataataaaatcgctATCCTTTAATCACGAGAAAGAACCTTgtaacaattatcatcacttcTTTTATTCGTGTCTCCTCTACATCAGTTTCATATAGGTCAGGGGATAGAGAATCAGTGAAAACCTTTTTTATTTGCGCAATTGTAACTCGGTCTTGATTcgaaataaacaacagaaagacTAAATGCTGATGGAAAGCTAGATACATCCTCAAAAAAGCGGAAGCAAAATTCTTGACGTTGGCAACACTCCACGCGCTGGTACTTGTACTTTcctctgtgacgtcatcagctcATCAGCTGTGTGCTCGGTGACGTTGTCTTCCAGATCGCTGTTTatgctctctactctctcatctctctatccttctccctcccccctcctcccgctatctctctctccttctgtctttctgtttccccttctctctctctctctctctctctctctctctctctctctctctctctctctctctctctctctctctctctctctctctctctctctctctcttttatgttgcTCTCCCTTTTTTGGATGTCTGGATATATAATTAGCAAATGAGTTATTGATAaatcaaaacaaaggaaagacgaagaaaaaaggaaattggaaAGAATGCTAAGGAAGATAAACCTTGTAGAAATAAGCAATCTCGAATGAGTGAAATTCATTAACTTTTGTAAGTAAATTTATGTCACCGTAAGTATTTATCACCCTgtgattagtagtattagtactgttgttattttcatcattcgaCAGGTGTTTAGAATATGTATACAAGCCTCCTCCACATTCCAATAGTTATTTCCATTATTCCCTTTCAAAGACTCATCGAATGTGGACTGTATGCCTCGTAAAtaatattttgtctttttctaaaatacttatatatttaaacagAATGAAAAGTAAGCTGCATTCTaaagtaaagaaacaaaagacaggTTCCGAGGTCAATTAAAATCCCACTGGAAATTCTCTGGGATGTCTGATTCTTACGTgaagagaagcgagggagggagaagggtgcaagcaggaaggggataaaggaggaggaggaagaagaagggtgtGGTTGTTAGCAAGAAGGAAGGCCGGAAGGAGGGGGAtgcaaagaggagggaaggaggaaaggggacaaAGTGGGATTAGGGTCCAAGCAGGACGAAagagtaaaggggaggagggaggaaaggagcgtGTGAGTGTAAGCAGGAAGGAAGGACATGTGCAAACAGAATGGACGGAGATATTAAGGGAGGACGAAGAGACAAAGGT encodes the following:
- the LOC113801819 gene encoding uncharacterized protein gives rise to the protein MNSIKAVIVCCLLVAVSAGVDRRGGGRGSNRFLPGGFGGVHGGGLLGGGIHGGGIHGGGIHGGGIHGGFHGGSGIIGAGISNGPSECRYWCKTPEGQAYCCETVHEPETPVGTKPLDCPQVRPTCPRFHGPPTTCSNDYKCAGLDKCCFDRCLGEHVCKPPSFFNNHLPF